The following proteins are co-located in the Enoplosus armatus isolate fEnoArm2 chromosome 10, fEnoArm2.hap1, whole genome shotgun sequence genome:
- the stx3b gene encoding syntaxin 3b isoform X3: protein MKDRLEQLKAVSSTCDQDDDEVEIAVDNAAFMDEFFCQIEDIRNSIDKIDNNVAEVKKLYSVILSAPTSDQKTQDDLEAITNDIKKMANNARNKLKTIERNLESEEQERVSADMRIRKSQHAVLSRKFVEVMTKYNEAQVDFRERSKGRIQRQLEITGKATTDDELEEMLESGNAAVFTAGIVDSGISKQALSEIEARHKDIVRLESSIKELHDMFVDIAMLVESQGDIVDNIEKNVSKSVDHITVAKEQTKKAVRYQTKARKKVVIIVVVVLVLLALLALIIGLSVGLKPRR from the exons ATGAAGGACCGATTGGAGCAACTTAAAGCGGTAAGTAGT ACGTGTGATCAAGATGACGACGAGGTGGAGATTGCTGTGGACAACGCAGCCTTCATGGACGAGTTCTTCTGTCAG ATTGAGGACATCAGGAACAGTATCGATAAAATTGATAACAACGTGGCAGAAGTCAAAAAGCTTTACTCCGTCATCCTGTCTGCCCCCACATCAGATCAGA AAACACAGGATGACTTGGAGGCAATCACCAATGACATAAAGAAGATGGCCAACAATGCAAGAAACAAACTCAAGA CCATCGAGAGGAACCTGGAGTCCGAAGAACAGGAGAGGGTGTCCGCTGACATGCGGATACGTAAATCGCAG catgcagtgcTGTCCAGGAAGTTTGTGGAGGTAATGACAAAGTATAATGAAGCCCAGGTGgacttcagagagaggagtaaaGGACGTATTCAGAGACAGCTAGAGATCA CTGGAAAAGCAACAACAGATGACGAACTGGAGGAGATGTTGGAGAGTGGcaatgctgctgtgtttactgcaggg ATCGTGGACTCTGGGATCTCTAAACAAGCCCTGAGTGAGATTGAAGCCAGACACAAAGACATCGTCCGTCTGGAAAGTAGCATCAAAGAGCTGCACGATATGTTTGTAGACATCGCCATGCTGGTGGAGAGCCAG ggtGACATAGTAGACAACATAGAGAAGAATGTATCCAAGTCAGTGGACCACATAACAGTGGCTAAAGAACAGACCAAAAAAGCTGTAAGGTACCAGACCAAAGCACGCAAG AAAGTGGTGATAATAGTGGTGGTTGTGCTGGTCTTGCTGGCCTTACTAGCTCTCATAATTGGTTTGTCAGTGGGATTGAAGCCAAGGCGATGA
- the stx3b gene encoding syntaxin 3b isoform X4, whose product MKDRLEQLKATCDQDDDEVEIAVDNAAFMDEFFCQIEDIRNSIDKIDNNVAEVKKLYSVILSAPTSDQKTQDDLEAITNDIKKMANNARNKLKTIERNLESEEQERVSADMRIRKSQHAVLSRKFVEVMTKYNEAQVDFRERSKGRIQRQLEITGKATTDDELEEMLESGNAAVFTAGIVDSGISKQALSEIEARHKDIVRLESSIKELHDMFVDIAMLVESQGDIVDNIEKNVSKSVDHITVAKEQTKKAVRYQTKARKKMIIIAAICAVVVAIVLIIILTQTL is encoded by the exons ATGAAGGACCGATTGGAGCAACTTAAAGCG ACGTGTGATCAAGATGACGACGAGGTGGAGATTGCTGTGGACAACGCAGCCTTCATGGACGAGTTCTTCTGTCAG ATTGAGGACATCAGGAACAGTATCGATAAAATTGATAACAACGTGGCAGAAGTCAAAAAGCTTTACTCCGTCATCCTGTCTGCCCCCACATCAGATCAGA AAACACAGGATGACTTGGAGGCAATCACCAATGACATAAAGAAGATGGCCAACAATGCAAGAAACAAACTCAAGA CCATCGAGAGGAACCTGGAGTCCGAAGAACAGGAGAGGGTGTCCGCTGACATGCGGATACGTAAATCGCAG catgcagtgcTGTCCAGGAAGTTTGTGGAGGTAATGACAAAGTATAATGAAGCCCAGGTGgacttcagagagaggagtaaaGGACGTATTCAGAGACAGCTAGAGATCA CTGGAAAAGCAACAACAGATGACGAACTGGAGGAGATGTTGGAGAGTGGcaatgctgctgtgtttactgcaggg ATCGTGGACTCTGGGATCTCTAAACAAGCCCTGAGTGAGATTGAAGCCAGACACAAAGACATCGTCCGTCTGGAAAGTAGCATCAAAGAGCTGCACGATATGTTTGTAGACATCGCCATGCTGGTGGAGAGCCAG ggtGACATAGTAGACAACATAGAGAAGAATGTATCCAAGTCAGTGGACCACATAACAGTGGCTAAAGAACAGACCAAAAAAGCTGTAAGGTACCAGACCAAAGCACGCAAG AAGATGATCATTATC
- the ran gene encoding GTP-binding nuclear protein Ran, with translation MATMADSMAPCVPVAVFKLVLVGDGGTGKTTFVKRHITGEFEKKYVATLGVEVHPLMFHTNRGPIKYNVWDTAGQEKFGGLRDGYYIQAQCAIIMFDVTSRVTYKNVPNWHRDLVRVCENIPIVLCGNKVDIKDRKVKAKSIVFHRKKNLQYYDISAKSNYNFEKPFLWLARKLIGDPNLEFVAMPALAPPEVQMDPTLAAKYEEELQVASQTALPDEEDDL, from the exons ATGGCAACCATGGCGGACTCAATGGCACCGTGTGTACCGGTGGCGGTGTTCAAG CTTGTCTTGGTAGGAGATGGAGGCACCGGAAAAACGACTTTTGTGAAGAGGCACATTACAGGAGAGTTTGAGAAGAAATATGTTG CTACTCTGGGAGTAGAGGTGCATCCGCTGATGTTCCATACCAACAGAGGACCTATCAAGTACAATGTGTGGGACACAGCTGGTCAGGAGAAGTTTGGAGGCCTGAGAGACGGCTACTACATTCAAG CTCAGTGTGCTATCATCATGTTTGACGTCACCTCTCGAGTCACCTATAAGAACGTGCCCAACTGGCATCGTGACCTGGTCCGTGTCTGTGAGAACATTCCCATCGTCCTTTGCGGAAACAAGGTGGACATCAAAGATAGGAAAGTCAAAGCGAAGAGCATTGTGTTTCACCGTAAGAAGAACCTGCAG TACTACGACATTTCTGCTAAGAGTAACTACAACTTTGAGAAACCTTTCCTGTGGCTAGCAAGGAAGTTGATTGGTGATCCCAACCTGGAGTTTGTGGCAATGCCTGCCCTCGCTCCCCCAGAGGTCCAAATGGACCCAACCCTTGCTGCGAAGTACGAGGAAGAGCTTCAA GTTGCATCACAAACGGCACTCCCAGATGAAGAAGATGACCTCTAA
- the stx3b gene encoding syntaxin 3b isoform X2: MKDRLEQLKATCDQDDDEVEIAVDNAAFMDEFFCQIEDIRNSIDKIDNNVAEVKKLYSVILSAPTSDQKTQDDLEAITNDIKKMANNARNKLKTIERNLESEEQERVSADMRIRKSQHAVLSRKFVEVMTKYNEAQVDFRERSKGRIQRQLEITGKATTDDELEEMLESGNAAVFTAGIVDSGISKQALSEIEARHKDIVRLESSIKELHDMFVDIAMLVESQGDIVDNIEKNVSKSVDHITVAKEQTKKAVRYQTKARKKVVIIVVVVLVLLALLALIIGLSVGLKPRR; encoded by the exons ATGAAGGACCGATTGGAGCAACTTAAAGCG ACGTGTGATCAAGATGACGACGAGGTGGAGATTGCTGTGGACAACGCAGCCTTCATGGACGAGTTCTTCTGTCAG ATTGAGGACATCAGGAACAGTATCGATAAAATTGATAACAACGTGGCAGAAGTCAAAAAGCTTTACTCCGTCATCCTGTCTGCCCCCACATCAGATCAGA AAACACAGGATGACTTGGAGGCAATCACCAATGACATAAAGAAGATGGCCAACAATGCAAGAAACAAACTCAAGA CCATCGAGAGGAACCTGGAGTCCGAAGAACAGGAGAGGGTGTCCGCTGACATGCGGATACGTAAATCGCAG catgcagtgcTGTCCAGGAAGTTTGTGGAGGTAATGACAAAGTATAATGAAGCCCAGGTGgacttcagagagaggagtaaaGGACGTATTCAGAGACAGCTAGAGATCA CTGGAAAAGCAACAACAGATGACGAACTGGAGGAGATGTTGGAGAGTGGcaatgctgctgtgtttactgcaggg ATCGTGGACTCTGGGATCTCTAAACAAGCCCTGAGTGAGATTGAAGCCAGACACAAAGACATCGTCCGTCTGGAAAGTAGCATCAAAGAGCTGCACGATATGTTTGTAGACATCGCCATGCTGGTGGAGAGCCAG ggtGACATAGTAGACAACATAGAGAAGAATGTATCCAAGTCAGTGGACCACATAACAGTGGCTAAAGAACAGACCAAAAAAGCTGTAAGGTACCAGACCAAAGCACGCAAG AAAGTGGTGATAATAGTGGTGGTTGTGCTGGTCTTGCTGGCCTTACTAGCTCTCATAATTGGTTTGTCAGTGGGATTGAAGCCAAGGCGATGA
- the stx3b gene encoding syntaxin 3b isoform X1, with product MKDRLEQLKATCDQDDDEVEIAVDNAAFMDEFFCQIEDIRNSIDKIDNNVAEVKKLYSVILSAPTSDQKTQDDLEAITNDIKKMANNARNKLKTIERNLESEEQERVSADMRIRKSQHAVLSRKFVEVMTKYNEAQVDFRERSKGRIQRQLEITGKATTDDELEEMLESGNAAVFTAGIVDSGISKQALSEIEARHKDIVRLESSIKELHDMFVDIAMLVESQGDIVDNIEKNVSKSVDHITVAKEQTKKAVRYQTKARKGGMIERIESNMDQSVGFVERAVADTKKAAKFQQEARRKKMMITLCCAIIGIVGFSYLYSFFS from the exons ATGAAGGACCGATTGGAGCAACTTAAAGCG ACGTGTGATCAAGATGACGACGAGGTGGAGATTGCTGTGGACAACGCAGCCTTCATGGACGAGTTCTTCTGTCAG ATTGAGGACATCAGGAACAGTATCGATAAAATTGATAACAACGTGGCAGAAGTCAAAAAGCTTTACTCCGTCATCCTGTCTGCCCCCACATCAGATCAGA AAACACAGGATGACTTGGAGGCAATCACCAATGACATAAAGAAGATGGCCAACAATGCAAGAAACAAACTCAAGA CCATCGAGAGGAACCTGGAGTCCGAAGAACAGGAGAGGGTGTCCGCTGACATGCGGATACGTAAATCGCAG catgcagtgcTGTCCAGGAAGTTTGTGGAGGTAATGACAAAGTATAATGAAGCCCAGGTGgacttcagagagaggagtaaaGGACGTATTCAGAGACAGCTAGAGATCA CTGGAAAAGCAACAACAGATGACGAACTGGAGGAGATGTTGGAGAGTGGcaatgctgctgtgtttactgcaggg ATCGTGGACTCTGGGATCTCTAAACAAGCCCTGAGTGAGATTGAAGCCAGACACAAAGACATCGTCCGTCTGGAAAGTAGCATCAAAGAGCTGCACGATATGTTTGTAGACATCGCCATGCTGGTGGAGAGCCAG ggtGACATAGTAGACAACATAGAGAAGAATGTATCCAAGTCAGTGGACCACATAACAGTGGCTAAAGAACAGACCAAAAAAGCTGTAAGGTACCAGACCAAAGCACGCAAG GGGGGGATGATTGAAAGGATTGAGAGCAACATGGACCAGTCAGTGGGCTTTGTGGAGCGGGCCGTAGCAGACACTAAGAAGGCTGCAAAGTTTCAGCAAGAGGCTCGCCGT
- the stx3b gene encoding syntaxin 3b isoform X5 — protein sequence MKDRLEQLKATCDQDDDEVEIAVDNAAFMDEFFCQIEDIRNSIDKIDNNVAEVKKLYSVILSAPTSDQKTQDDLEAITNDIKKMANNARNKLKTIERNLESEEQERVSADMRIRKSQHAVLSRKFVEVMTKYNEAQVDFRERSKGRIQRQLEITGKATTDDELEEMLESGNAAVFTAGIVDSGISKQALSEIEARHKDIVRLESSIKELHDMFVDIAMLVESQGGMIERIESNMDQSVGFVERAVADTKKAAKFQQEARRKKMMITLCCAIIGIVGFSYLYSFFS from the exons ATGAAGGACCGATTGGAGCAACTTAAAGCG ACGTGTGATCAAGATGACGACGAGGTGGAGATTGCTGTGGACAACGCAGCCTTCATGGACGAGTTCTTCTGTCAG ATTGAGGACATCAGGAACAGTATCGATAAAATTGATAACAACGTGGCAGAAGTCAAAAAGCTTTACTCCGTCATCCTGTCTGCCCCCACATCAGATCAGA AAACACAGGATGACTTGGAGGCAATCACCAATGACATAAAGAAGATGGCCAACAATGCAAGAAACAAACTCAAGA CCATCGAGAGGAACCTGGAGTCCGAAGAACAGGAGAGGGTGTCCGCTGACATGCGGATACGTAAATCGCAG catgcagtgcTGTCCAGGAAGTTTGTGGAGGTAATGACAAAGTATAATGAAGCCCAGGTGgacttcagagagaggagtaaaGGACGTATTCAGAGACAGCTAGAGATCA CTGGAAAAGCAACAACAGATGACGAACTGGAGGAGATGTTGGAGAGTGGcaatgctgctgtgtttactgcaggg ATCGTGGACTCTGGGATCTCTAAACAAGCCCTGAGTGAGATTGAAGCCAGACACAAAGACATCGTCCGTCTGGAAAGTAGCATCAAAGAGCTGCACGATATGTTTGTAGACATCGCCATGCTGGTGGAGAGCCAG GGGGGGATGATTGAAAGGATTGAGAGCAACATGGACCAGTCAGTGGGCTTTGTGGAGCGGGCCGTAGCAGACACTAAGAAGGCTGCAAAGTTTCAGCAAGAGGCTCGCCGT
- the ndufs8b gene encoding NADH:ubiquinone oxidoreductase core subunit S8b isoform X1, translating into MWLLVYVIAGIWDERLQDACAQSAGSLHPSLTPPLFMSTTLSLRLLHCYSKPGRFGHGPGVMRPFSLSVQREGYKYVNAQELPTDLRSITDRAATTLLWTELFRGLGMTMSYLFREPATINYPFEKGPLSPRFRGEHALRRYPNGEERCIACKLCEAVCPAQAITIEAETRADGSRRTTRYDIDMTKCIYCGFCQEACPVDAIVEGPNFEFSTETHEELLYNKEKLLNNGDRWEAEIAANIRADYLYR; encoded by the exons ATGTGGCTACTCGTTTACGTAATAGCAGGGATTTGGGACGAGAGATTACAGGATGCTTGTGCTCAATCAGCTGGCAGTCTCCATCCCTCACTCACTCCTCCCTTGTTT ATGTCTACTACACTGAGTCTGCGTCTTCTCCACTGCTACTCAAAGCCAG GCAGATTCGGACATGGTCCTGGTGTCATGCGGCCTTTCAGTCTCAGTGTGCAGAGAGAGGGCTATA AGTATGTAAATGCTCAGGAGCTGCCGACAGACCTGAGGTCGATCACTGACCGGGCTGCCACAACCCTCCTTTGGACCGAACTCTTCAGAG GTTTGGGGATGACCATGAGTTACCTGTTCCGTGAACCTGCCACCATCAACTACCCATTTGAGAAGGGCCCTCTGTCACCCCGTTTCCGTGGAGAGCACGCCCTCCGCCGCTACCCGAATGGAGAGGAGCGCTGCATCGCCTGTAAGCTGTGTGAGGCCGTCTGTCCTGCTcag GCCATCACCATTGAAGCTGAGACCCGAGCTGACGGCAGCAGGAGAACTACACGCTATGACATTGATATGACCAAATGTATCTACTGTGGCTTCTGCCAGGAAGCCTGTCCTGTCGATGCCATTGTTGAG GGTCCAAACTTTGAGTTCTCCACAGAGACCCATGAGGAGCTGCTGTACAACAAAGAGAAGCTGCTCAACAATGGAGACCGATGGGAGGCTGAGATAGCTGCCAACATAAGGGCAGACTACCTGTACAGATAG
- the ndufs8b gene encoding NADH:ubiquinone oxidoreductase core subunit S8b isoform X2 yields MSTTLSLRLLHCYSKPGRFGHGPGVMRPFSLSVQREGYKYVNAQELPTDLRSITDRAATTLLWTELFRGLGMTMSYLFREPATINYPFEKGPLSPRFRGEHALRRYPNGEERCIACKLCEAVCPAQAITIEAETRADGSRRTTRYDIDMTKCIYCGFCQEACPVDAIVEGPNFEFSTETHEELLYNKEKLLNNGDRWEAEIAANIRADYLYR; encoded by the exons ATGTCTACTACACTGAGTCTGCGTCTTCTCCACTGCTACTCAAAGCCAG GCAGATTCGGACATGGTCCTGGTGTCATGCGGCCTTTCAGTCTCAGTGTGCAGAGAGAGGGCTATA AGTATGTAAATGCTCAGGAGCTGCCGACAGACCTGAGGTCGATCACTGACCGGGCTGCCACAACCCTCCTTTGGACCGAACTCTTCAGAG GTTTGGGGATGACCATGAGTTACCTGTTCCGTGAACCTGCCACCATCAACTACCCATTTGAGAAGGGCCCTCTGTCACCCCGTTTCCGTGGAGAGCACGCCCTCCGCCGCTACCCGAATGGAGAGGAGCGCTGCATCGCCTGTAAGCTGTGTGAGGCCGTCTGTCCTGCTcag GCCATCACCATTGAAGCTGAGACCCGAGCTGACGGCAGCAGGAGAACTACACGCTATGACATTGATATGACCAAATGTATCTACTGTGGCTTCTGCCAGGAAGCCTGTCCTGTCGATGCCATTGTTGAG GGTCCAAACTTTGAGTTCTCCACAGAGACCCATGAGGAGCTGCTGTACAACAAAGAGAAGCTGCTCAACAATGGAGACCGATGGGAGGCTGAGATAGCTGCCAACATAAGGGCAGACTACCTGTACAGATAG